The Ananas comosus cultivar F153 linkage group 20, ASM154086v1, whole genome shotgun sequence region AATTTGAAGAGTGGGTTAATAGTACTAGGATTCGCAATCTTGACCCGAACCTATTGCTCGACCCGACTCGGTTTGGATCGGTTTTGGGTCATTGGTTTTGAAGGGGCACTCCGTTTCGGGTCGAACATATCAATCCCAAAAACTTTTGGGTCCGTTTTGGGTCCGGCCTTCGGCCTGTTTCGGATCACAGTACTTAGACGAGTTAGATTGAGTTGACAGGGGGGTTCGGGTCGAGTGGACGCGTTGCGTTGGGTTAGGTCTAGTTAGtggattgattgattgattgattgatagATCCGATGAAATCGGGTTCCAAAAATAAATGGGTTGatgggtcgggtcgggtcggatcGGGCTAGTTTAAGATCGGCTAGACATTCACTTGAAACAGGTCGGGTCGGTTTAGGGTTGACCCGACCCAACTATCACCACTCGTGCCTAGAGATTGGTGCACGCGAAGCACAAATAAGTGCTAAGAACTGATGAAAGATTCCTCCAAAAAATGAGTACTTCGAGGGGCTGATTTCAAAAAGGCCTATAGTTGGGGGGCCTTTATGCAATTTTGTTATTCTTGTGCCcatacaataaataaaaaattccaattttatGCAATTGAAGTTGCGGATTTATACTGGGTTGTTTGAGAACTCGAAAATCTAGTAGTAATTTTTGTGCGAAAAAAATGAGGTTGAGAAACAGAAGTAATGCCAAACGAGACCTTAACGTACGTATTCGCGCTTGCACGATTTACTTGGCGGTTTCTTTCAATTGTAGGGTTGTGATGGGTCGGTGTTGATACAAGGGAACGGGACGGAGAGGAGCGATCCGGCGAACAAGTCGCTGGGCGGGTTCGAGGTGGTGGAGTCGGCGAAGCGGCTGCTCGAGGTGCTGTGCCCTGCCACCGTCTCCTGCGCAGATATTCTGGTCCTGGCTGCAAGAGATGCAGTAGAAATTGTAAGTTAATCATGTAAATGCTCAcgtaacacacacacacatgacaCACACACATATGAAAGGTGCACTAACAAATTACGAACGATAGCTCGATCTAAGCGGTAAATAATAATCACTAGGCAAATTGAAAATGCATGGCTCGCACTGAgcctttattctttattttgttAGCGCACACTTTGCTTGAATCGGCCTCAAACTAGATACATTGAAGTACTAAAACTTAAGTACAATTTAGTCTAGCCCAAGTTTCAAGCAAGGCTTGGTTGGGCCCAATTCTCACTCGGCATAAGTTATTAATTGTTGGATAACTTGTTCTGACATTCAAATAGGCTTATGCCTAATTTAGCATGATCAGAATCATCGTCGCTAACTTTTAATGCATGATATATAGTAGCCCTTACAAGTGGTTGTAGAAAGGGAAAATGGATTAGAAATCTTTTCATAGTcattttatgatcaaattacAACTAAATAACTTCCTAAACTGTATAGATAATGAATTCCACTATAACAATTTGAGCCTAACAATTTAAGGAGATAAATGATAGGAGAATGGTGGATCAAAATTCACTGATCCTTGAGTCTAAAATTTTGTGTACTAGGTATAATGTGAATAATAACTTAAGCATGGAGTTGataattagagagagaaaggtttaCAAAGATCAAAACAATTGGGcaaaaataaatgtaaagaaGGCTTGCTTATGCATGAACTACAATGATCAATTGATTTCGCAGGCAGGAGGACCCCCGGTACGGGTTCCGTTGGGCCGAAAGGACGGCCTGAACTCGTCAGCTTCGAACGTAAGACCCAACATGGTCGACACGAGCTTCTCACTCGACGAAATGGTTCGGCTCTTCTCTTCCAAAGGACTCTCACTAGATGATCTAGTAATCCTCTCAGGTTTATACATAAaacctaattaatatatatatagtgttacAAACTAAGTCCATTAATTGTATACTAAGTTTCATTTCATGTTACTAGCTACTAACCAAAATCTCAATCATCTCATCTTTAGGGGCACACACAATTGGACTAGCTCACTGCAACGCATTCAGCGATCGATTCAAAGAGGACTCGAAAGGAAATCTCGTGCCGATCGATAGCTCCCTCGAGGAAAGTTACGCGTTGGACTTAGCCAAGAAATGCAAAGCTGGTGCAAGTTCAAGTGTTACGGTTAGTAATGACCCTGTCACTGCATCTTTTTTTGATAACCAGTACTACAAGAATCTCCTTGATGGAAAGGGCCTGTTCCAATCGGATTCGGTGCTCATAAGCGATTCGAGAACGAAAGGAAAGGTGGAGACATTTTCCGAGAATCAGGATAGCTTCTTCGACGGCTGGGGCGATTCTTTTGTCAGGCTATCGAGTGTCGGTGTGAAAACGGGGGACGAAGGTGAGATTCGCGTTTCGTGTTCTAGCATGAACGGTTGATCGACAACTGAGAGAGTTTCTTCATGTCAAATGTGGTGCTTAAGTAGTCAACATGCAATTTGATTTGAtctctatttaatttgtttttttttgtgtgtgcatGGATTGTAGAGAGATATATGGAGTGAAAGAAGCAATTGTTGTAGAAATAAAGGTTGGCAAAAATAGAAACATTGCTACATTTTTCTTTTGGGCCTTATTAACTCTACATTTGTTTACTACTTGGATGATTAAACCTTCATAAGTAAAGGTTTCCTTAAAGAAAGAGAATTACAATATAGTTTCTAAAACTTACAGAAAAATTATggtaagaaattataaaaatccTAATTACAGGCAAATGTATCAGTACAGATATTGTGGAAGAATATTGTAATTGTTCTTATTATTTTCATTACCTTGTactctaaaatttcaaaagtttacaaccccgttgttgttgttgttgttgaagGGTTCGAACTTAACCAAAAGTTTAAGCTGATAGGTGCAATATACTCTATAGATTATATGCACGctaagatttatttttatatccaaTGTGGGACTGTTCTTCTTAACATCTATAACCTTGATTGTAGGATCGATGAAAATTTACAGTAGTTATTATTATAGTAATTTTCATGCTTTTcctctaataaaaatttaaatgatttgaaacggaagaagaagaaaaagaaggagaaaaccAAAATATTCGTATTGTCTGAACTTAGGCTTTTAGAGAAAATGATATAGTCAATTCATTTTTCGACATCACAAAGAGACCACGGAAATGAGACTTGTTGTATCTTTGAATTTAATAACATAATTACAAGAAACTAGAGATctcaaatttacaaatttaaaagattCCATGCAACTAATAGTAGATCTTCCATGAAAATAGTAGATCTTCCATGAAAGCCCACTAGAGTGAACAATAGGGAATAAAGATGAGGGAGAATTTTGTACTCCATTATTCCATATATGTTGGTTATCACTATCCCACTTTAGAacataaattaaactaaaaaaattccaTTGGAAGGAATAAATTAGAAAAGTGCATGGTAGAGATTATTCTCACTAGTCCTTCAAATGCCTACCACCAACATGTTAAGATAACAAAAAATGGCTAAATTCAATGAACCTTTATACAAGAATAAGATTGGTTATGCCAAGAATATTGGATAGAGATTACTACTACAAGTAGATATGTGGTGAATAACATGTGAAAAAAGGAGCCAATTTGTAGGAATTGAATTAATGTTCtagaatattaatttttgtCTCCTGACGGGGTTTCAAGAATAAAAGTAGGAAAAACTAAGTTTAGTAATATCTGACTATATGAAAGCTGCGTCTAAGTGGGATAAGATGTATAtgatagaataattttttttcagaaatatacACAACAATACAACAAGCatatattatacaatttaaCTAGTCAAATCAAGAGTAGATATAAAGGATCACGGTATCTAAAACATGAGAGTAAACtacaatattttaaactataatgtGGCAAAGTGTAAGGGGACTAAATgaaaatttattgtaaaataaaaatagtggcTCTATCTATAAAATTGGGCCAAATTGATCTTATAGTTTTAGGTCCTATTTAGATTGGGCCTTGTTGAGGACATTATTGTCGGGCCAAAGCGAGATCGAAAGCCCAAAACTTTATCCTTCATTTGAAAACAACCTTGGTTTAACGACAAATGGTcctccctaaaccctaaaccctaaaccttaattattactttatatatatatatatatatatatatatatatatagtccggtatactcttaagttgttttcgatgataaagcttccgaatcaacgatccataccgttaaacaatatctagatcatttaaaacttctagcctccgtttggttcggggttaagaaaaaagtagctattccagggatagggttaagtttagggttaaagtggggttaaagtttttttgtgtttggttgggggttggagttaatctagaataatgaaaaatagtgtttggttggagtaggtgggataagaagataatgattgataaagaaggataatgattggttggagtaggtggggttggagtaggtgggataagaagataatgattgataaagaaggataatgattggtttgAGTTgatgggataagaagataatgattgataaaaaaggataatgattggttggagtaggtgggataagaagataataattgataaagaaggataatNtatatatatatatatatatagtccggctactatactcttatgagtacgatcgccctcgtactcataagttgttttcgatgataaagcttccgaatcaccgatccataccgttaaacaatatctagatcatttaaaacttctaggaattaaattttataatttttcgatatcatttaccttacgatcaaaatgtcacaaaatcgacaatttttaacgaccggtacgagatatttgctagtttaacggtgaaaaagaatcgaaataggttgaatttttgataaaaaattctattcactacctaaataaagatcaataacaccgatcttaaatttaaggatctgatcatccatttttaggatgtcattcgattttaaccgtccattttatactcgcttgatggattttataatgatttcgaaaatttataaaatttatttctataaatttcaaatactctagatcatatttaacggtgtggatcatcgatttgaaaactccaccatcgaaaacaacttatgagtagtaagggttctatactcataagagtatagtagccctactctatatatatataaatttatatatagtccggctactatactcttatgagtacgatcgccttcgtacttataagttgttttcgatgataaagcttttgaatcgacgatccataccgttaaacattgtttatagcatttaaaaatcttagaaatcaaattttataattttttgatacaatttaccttacaatcaaaagctcacaaaattgacaatttttaacggccggtataagatatttgctagtgtaacggtgtaaaagaatatgaatcggttgaatttttgatagaaaattctattcactatctaaataaatatcaataactccgatcttaaattgaagaatccgatcatccatttttaggatgtcgtttaattttgaccattcattttatacctgcttgatggattttataataattttgaaaaattacgaaatttattttctaaaagtttcaaatactctagatcatatttaacggtgtggatcgtcgattcgaaagccccaacatcgaaaacaacttgtgaGTACGAAGAACTTTATATTCNggttggagtaggtgggataagaagataatgattgataaagaaggataatgattggtttgAGTTgatgggataagaagataatgattgataaaaaaggataatgattggttggagtaggtgggataagaagataataattgataaagaaggataatgaggattaaaataattatgaggattaaaattatataattttttgcgTAATTgtataccaaaatttttttttcactactcttttgtaattttgaaatattccTCAAATTTTCAAACAACAATATTAAACTtgtcatatttataaatttcactCTCA contains the following coding sequences:
- the LOC109725670 gene encoding peroxidase 46-like — encoded protein: MGLKLMSLLCKANILLCALFVEALVSSAAVSDSSNSLDLSSDFYSLSCPNVELLVKETVSSASSFDPTLPGKLLRLLFHDCVVEGCDGSVLIQGNGTERSDPANKSLGGFEVVESAKRLLEVLCPATVSCADILVLAARDAVEIAGGPPVRVPLGRKDGLNSSASNVRPNMVDTSFSLDEMVRLFSSKGLSLDDLVILSGAHTIGLAHCNAFSDRFKEDSKGNLVPIDSSLEESYALDLAKKCKAGASSSVTVSNDPVTASFFDNQYYKNLLDGKGLFQSDSVLISDSRTKGKVETFSENQDSFFDGWGDSFVRLSSVGVKTGDEGEIRVSCSSMNG